From one Caldithrix abyssi DSM 13497 genomic stretch:
- a CDS encoding amidohydrolase, translated as MKTSLFYNARIFPSVHSHPFHWLIAQNGRVTVLGREKDEIPRLPIEARFDLQGRVVIPAFGDAHVHSLWAAKAFMEIDLSGAQSLAEALNILKESKTRYQPGQWVVGRGFNKNRWKDGVPARVLLDRIFPQNPVYLESQDCHSAWVNSLAFTNVGVKENTPDPPGGRFLREPEGAFSGLVLDRAMERFKNALPAPDEQQLLQALDRFVGQLLTNGITSIHTMEGAQAFSLWEKYFLRFGRKMRVVFYFPQEEMDELIKSGLYSGYGDPWLRIGGIKFFSDGSLGSQTAAMRQPYENQPDNMGLLLFNEDELLERVKRAESHRLATAIHAIGDRAVQLVLKVLQQTAALRKQHGLVSRIEHAQLVPPDLLPLFRQYGLAASMQPIHIADDVEIADRYWGERSRFAYPFRSLREINVPLAFGSDAPVAPADPLKGIFSAVFRKSRFQLSKPTWTVEEALDVRQAVQAFTEGVAQAADSSAFQGSLLTGKWADFIVLSDDIFNMPAERMLSVKVEKTILDGSIVHAV; from the coding sequence ATGAAGACATCTCTTTTTTACAATGCACGTATTTTCCCTTCGGTCCATTCCCATCCTTTCCATTGGTTAATAGCCCAGAACGGGCGTGTGACAGTCCTGGGACGGGAGAAAGACGAAATTCCGCGCCTGCCAATAGAAGCCCGATTTGACTTGCAGGGCAGAGTGGTGATTCCGGCCTTTGGCGATGCGCATGTCCATTCCTTATGGGCGGCCAAGGCGTTTATGGAAATTGATTTAAGCGGCGCGCAAAGTTTGGCGGAGGCCTTGAACATTTTAAAGGAAAGCAAAACGCGTTATCAGCCGGGGCAGTGGGTCGTTGGCAGGGGATTTAACAAAAACCGCTGGAAAGACGGTGTTCCCGCGAGAGTGTTGTTGGATCGTATTTTTCCTCAAAATCCTGTTTATCTGGAGTCGCAGGATTGCCATTCGGCCTGGGTTAATTCTCTGGCATTTACAAACGTTGGGGTTAAAGAAAACACGCCGGATCCGCCTGGCGGAAGATTTTTGCGCGAGCCGGAGGGTGCATTCAGCGGTCTGGTGTTGGACAGGGCCATGGAACGGTTTAAAAATGCCCTGCCTGCTCCTGATGAACAACAACTGCTCCAGGCTCTGGATCGCTTTGTCGGCCAATTATTAACAAACGGCATTACGAGCATTCATACCATGGAAGGCGCGCAGGCCTTTTCGCTGTGGGAAAAGTATTTTTTACGTTTCGGGCGTAAAATGCGCGTGGTGTTCTATTTTCCCCAGGAAGAGATGGACGAACTGATTAAAAGCGGCCTGTATTCCGGTTATGGCGATCCCTGGTTAAGAATCGGCGGCATTAAGTTTTTTAGCGACGGTTCGCTTGGATCGCAAACGGCGGCCATGCGCCAGCCGTATGAAAATCAGCCTGATAACATGGGGCTTTTGTTGTTTAACGAAGATGAATTATTGGAGCGCGTCAAACGGGCGGAATCTCATCGTCTGGCCACGGCTATTCATGCCATTGGCGACCGGGCCGTACAGCTTGTGCTGAAGGTGCTGCAGCAGACCGCCGCGCTCCGAAAACAACATGGTCTGGTCAGCCGGATTGAGCATGCCCAGCTTGTTCCGCCAGACCTGCTGCCGCTTTTCAGGCAGTATGGTCTGGCGGCCTCCATGCAGCCCATTCACATTGCCGACGATGTGGAGATTGCCGACAGGTACTGGGGAGAGAGGAGTCGCTTTGCCTATCCCTTTCGCTCACTCCGGGAGATAAATGTCCCCCTGGCTTTTGGCAGCGACGCGCCGGTGGCGCCGGCCGATCCTTTAAAAGGGATCTTTTCGGCGGTTTTTAGAAAAAGCAGATTTCAACTGTCAAAGCCAACATGGACTGTGGAAGAGGCGCTTGACGTTCGGCAGGCTGTGCAGGCCTTTACCGAAGGGGTGGCCCAGGCGGCTGATTCCTCTGCCTTTCAGGGCTCTTTGCTGACTGGCAAATGGGCTGATTTTATTGTTTTAAGTGATGATATTTTTAACATGCCAGCGGAGCGTATGCTAAGCGTAAAGGTGGAGAAGACCATTCTTGATGGTAGTATTGTGCATGCTGTTTGA
- the tnpA gene encoding IS200/IS605 family transposase, whose product MSQSLSKIILHIIFSTKNRYPFLNEKIRHEMHHYLALMCKNFGCFPHKINGTSDHVHIVCELSRTITACKLIEEIKTSSSKWIKTKGSIYQKFHWQKGYGVFSIGMSQLQTVIQYIEKQEELHGKKTYQEEFIGFLKKYQIEYDERYVWD is encoded by the coding sequence ATGTCTCAATCATTATCTAAAATAATTCTTCACATCATATTTAGTACAAAAAATCGCTATCCTTTTTTAAACGAAAAAATTAGGCATGAAATGCATCATTATTTGGCTCTAATGTGTAAAAATTTTGGCTGTTTCCCACACAAAATCAATGGTACATCTGATCATGTTCACATCGTGTGTGAACTTTCAAGAACAATAACGGCTTGCAAATTGATAGAAGAAATAAAAACGAGTTCTTCCAAATGGATAAAAACCAAGGGAAGTATTTATCAAAAATTTCATTGGCAAAAAGGATACGGTGTTTTTTCAATAGGGATGTCTCAACTACAAACGGTGATCCAGTATATCGAAAAGCAGGAAGAACTCCATGGTAAAAAAACGTATCAAGAAGAATTTATCGGATTTTTAAAAAAATATCAGATAGAATATGATGAACGTTACGTTTGGGATTAG
- a CDS encoding STAS domain-containing protein, protein MKIKEKIVDHIAVLTLSGKMMGGPETTALHDHIKGLIQDGIKKVVIDLGEVKWMNSSGMGVLMACMTTLSNEGGKLVLARVSEKVNSLLIITQLIKVFETYETVDRAVAALKE, encoded by the coding sequence ATGAAAATTAAAGAAAAAATAGTCGATCACATTGCTGTGCTGACCCTTTCTGGTAAAATGATGGGCGGGCCGGAAACCACGGCTCTTCATGATCACATTAAAGGTTTGATTCAGGATGGTATTAAAAAAGTCGTGATTGATCTTGGAGAAGTAAAGTGGATGAATAGTTCCGGAATGGGCGTGTTAATGGCCTGTATGACCACGCTCTCTAACGAAGGCGGAAAATTAGTCCTGGCTCGCGTTTCGGAAAAAGTGAATAGTTTGCTGATTATTACGCAATTGATTAAAGTATTTGAAACGTACGAAACGGTCGATCGCGCCGTTGCCGCTTTAAAAGAATAG
- a CDS encoding GAF domain-containing protein, protein MRKEIDILRERVSHLERELRHKQLIISSIHEIGKALSSELRIDRLLPLIMEEVTQIIDAERSTFYVVDHERGELWSKIAQKAEISEIRLKIGMGIAGHVAKTGETVNIQDAYSDPRFDPSTDKKTGYRTRSVLCMPIFEPIRSSKSKPKILAVIQALNKKSGHFTREDEELMASLAAQLAITLVNSQLYLALEKRIQELNLLYSIEQEASYTDQDDTLYDRLLDKLVSTLKVKAGLIAFYDAKNHTFGPYYFKNIHKTDSKKIDLASDLGIEGHVLRSGEVYYTNCATHDPLYLQNQPSGLKFKINQLICAPLIINDQPVGIIQLFNKINQNDIFIKDDVKILTSASRQISRLIEARKLRQEKIKAERLATIGNMLSTIVHDLRTPMNNIFGFVDLMRDEEDPDLRNEYAEIVIKQIQILNNMAHDVLDFAKGKTSILPVKYPVNKLLEDFKKLFENEIKKQGYEFEVECRAASMLYVDPDKVIRIFMNIMKNALEAMDKGGKFSIKAFEANGEVVFQLSDTGKGIPPEIKDRLFESFVTSGKKGGTGLGLAIVKNLVEQHKGRIEVESTPGKGTTFKIYFKKL, encoded by the coding sequence GTGCGTAAAGAAATAGATATTTTACGAGAACGCGTATCCCATCTGGAAAGGGAGTTGCGCCACAAGCAGTTAATTATTTCGTCGATCCATGAAATTGGCAAAGCCTTAAGCTCCGAATTACGCATTGATCGTCTCCTTCCTTTGATTATGGAGGAAGTCACGCAGATCATTGACGCCGAACGGAGTACCTTTTATGTGGTAGATCACGAGCGGGGCGAGCTGTGGTCTAAAATTGCCCAGAAGGCCGAAATCAGTGAAATCCGCTTGAAAATCGGAATGGGCATTGCCGGACATGTGGCCAAAACCGGAGAAACCGTCAATATTCAGGACGCCTATTCCGATCCGCGTTTCGATCCTTCTACCGACAAAAAGACCGGCTACCGCACGCGCAGCGTTTTGTGCATGCCCATCTTCGAACCCATTCGCAGCTCTAAAAGCAAACCTAAAATTCTGGCCGTTATTCAAGCGCTCAACAAAAAAAGCGGCCATTTTACGCGTGAAGACGAAGAATTAATGGCCAGCCTGGCCGCCCAACTGGCCATTACCCTGGTAAATTCCCAACTCTACCTCGCCCTGGAAAAACGAATTCAGGAATTAAATCTCCTTTATTCCATTGAACAGGAAGCCTCCTACACCGATCAGGATGATACCCTCTACGACCGTTTATTAGATAAACTCGTAAGCACTTTAAAAGTAAAAGCCGGCTTAATTGCCTTCTACGATGCAAAAAATCATACATTCGGTCCCTATTATTTTAAGAATATTCACAAGACCGATAGCAAAAAAATTGATCTGGCATCCGATCTGGGCATTGAAGGACATGTTCTGCGCAGCGGCGAAGTCTATTACACCAATTGCGCCACGCACGATCCGCTTTATCTGCAAAACCAGCCCAGCGGCCTAAAATTCAAAATTAATCAATTGATCTGCGCGCCGCTTATTATCAACGATCAACCCGTGGGCATTATCCAGCTATTCAATAAAATCAACCAAAACGACATCTTTATTAAAGACGACGTTAAAATTTTAACCTCGGCCAGCAGACAGATTTCGCGTTTAATTGAAGCGCGCAAACTGCGACAGGAAAAAATCAAGGCCGAACGCCTGGCCACCATTGGCAATATGCTCAGCACAATCGTGCACGATCTGCGCACGCCCATGAACAATATTTTCGGTTTCGTCGATTTAATGCGCGATGAAGAAGACCCTGATCTAAGAAACGAATACGCCGAAATCGTCATCAAACAAATCCAGATTCTAAACAATATGGCGCACGATGTACTCGATTTTGCCAAAGGGAAAACAAGCATTTTACCGGTTAAATATCCCGTTAACAAACTGCTGGAAGATTTCAAAAAATTGTTTGAAAACGAAATCAAAAAACAGGGCTATGAGTTTGAAGTCGAATGCAGGGCCGCCAGCATGCTGTACGTGGATCCCGACAAGGTCATCCGCATCTTTATGAATATCATGAAAAATGCCCTGGAAGCCATGGATAAAGGCGGCAAATTTTCGATCAAAGCGTTTGAAGCTAACGGTGAGGTGGTATTTCAGCTTTCAGACACGGGCAAAGGAATTCCGCCGGAAATTAAAGACCGCCTCTTCGAATCATTTGTTACCAGCGGTAAAAAGGGCGGAACCGGCCTGGGCCTGGCCATTGTTAAAAATCTGGTGGAGCAACACAAAGGACGAATCGAAGTCGAATCAACCCCGGGTAAGGGGACAACCTTTAAAATTTATTTTAAGAAGCTGTGA
- a CDS encoding histone deacetylase, with product MGRLAIIFHPLFLEHNPGIGHPERPERLKAILDYLNEKNFLNRVDQFQPSEASEEALRLIHDQSHIDFIKNQAGKEGVTLDVGDTVLSKHSVGAALHAAGAGARALELVFKEGYDKVFAAVRPPGHHAERSRAMGFCVFNNVAIAARLAQREKFAEKILIIDWDVHHGNGTQHAFYEDPTVFYFSLHQYPLFPMTGLREETGSGPGKGFTLNVPLSYGQGDAEYVEHVERSLAAIESRFKPDLILISAGFDAHVKDPIGGMRLTTAGFYKLTEMVAQFANRYCTGRIISFLEGGYHLNALAESVHQHLVCMLKH from the coding sequence ATGGGACGGCTGGCAATCATCTTTCATCCGTTGTTTTTAGAGCACAATCCGGGAATTGGCCATCCGGAGCGCCCGGAACGGCTCAAAGCGATTCTTGACTATTTGAATGAGAAAAATTTTTTAAATCGTGTCGATCAATTTCAGCCCTCCGAGGCGAGCGAAGAGGCTTTGCGGCTGATTCACGATCAAAGCCATATCGATTTTATCAAGAATCAGGCCGGAAAAGAGGGCGTTACGCTCGATGTGGGCGACACGGTTTTAAGTAAACATTCGGTTGGCGCTGCTCTGCACGCTGCGGGGGCGGGCGCACGCGCTCTGGAATTAGTTTTTAAAGAAGGATACGATAAAGTTTTTGCAGCCGTTCGCCCGCCTGGCCATCATGCCGAGCGCAGCAGAGCCATGGGCTTTTGTGTTTTTAATAATGTGGCGATTGCCGCCCGCCTGGCTCAAAGGGAAAAATTCGCTGAAAAGATTTTAATCATTGACTGGGATGTGCATCATGGAAACGGCACGCAGCATGCTTTTTATGAAGACCCTACGGTCTTCTACTTTAGCCTGCACCAGTACCCGCTGTTTCCTATGACCGGATTGCGCGAAGAAACAGGCAGCGGCCCCGGAAAGGGTTTTACCTTAAACGTACCGCTCTCTTACGGCCAGGGCGACGCCGAGTATGTGGAGCATGTGGAACGTTCTTTGGCGGCAATCGAAAGCAGGTTTAAGCCAGATTTGATTTTAATTTCCGCCGGTTTTGACGCGCACGTTAAAGACCCGATCGGCGGCATGCGCCTTACCACCGCAGGCTTTTACAAATTAACCGAAATGGTGGCCCAATTTGCCAATCGTTACTGTACGGGACGAATCATTTCATTTCTGGAAGGCGGATACCATCTGAACGCGCTGGCCGAAAGCGTACATCAGCATCTGGTATGTATGTTAAAACATTAA
- a CDS encoding protein-L-isoaspartate(D-aspartate) O-methyltransferase, translated as MKKNEDYYAKLRKQMVEQQIIARGVKDPAVIRAMESVPRHLFVPESEMAYAYLDEPRPIGHGQTISQPYIVAFMTEQLHLKPTDRVLEIGTGSGYQAAVLAEIVDSVYTIEIVPELARIARERLQELGYDNVQVKQGDGYNGWPEKAPFDAIIVTAAPPNIPPPLLEQLKIGGVMVLPVGEYVQELVVVQKSEEGISMRNVLPVRFVPMTGKVQQSK; from the coding sequence ATGAAAAAAAATGAAGATTATTACGCAAAACTGCGCAAACAAATGGTTGAACAGCAAATTATTGCCCGGGGCGTTAAAGATCCCGCAGTGATCCGGGCCATGGAAAGCGTGCCGCGGCACCTATTTGTGCCAGAATCGGAAATGGCCTACGCCTACCTGGACGAACCACGTCCAATCGGGCACGGCCAGACCATCAGCCAGCCTTACATCGTAGCCTTTATGACCGAACAATTACATTTAAAGCCGACCGATCGCGTTCTGGAAATTGGCACCGGCTCGGGGTATCAGGCGGCGGTGCTGGCCGAGATTGTCGATTCGGTTTATACCATTGAAATCGTTCCCGAATTGGCCCGCATCGCCCGCGAGCGATTGCAGGAGTTGGGCTACGACAATGTGCAGGTGAAACAGGGCGACGGCTACAACGGCTGGCCAGAAAAAGCCCCCTTCGACGCCATTATCGTTACTGCCGCGCCGCCCAACATCCCACCGCCCCTTCTGGAACAACTCAAGATCGGCGGCGTTATGGTTTTACCGGTCGGCGAATATGTGCAGGAACTGGTGGTGGTGCAAAAATCCGAAGAAGGAATCTCCATGCGCAATGTGCTGCCGGTAAGGTTTGTACCAATGACGGGCAAAGTGCAACAAAGTAAATAA
- a CDS encoding site-2 protease family protein: MKALLDQSKEVIKDRLDLELLSRLYGVPIFKQKKERITLEDLEEIQDELLRRGIFSNIETSPNYYYLKILKPYPPRRKPRYWLHLILFLLTIVTTSMTGAMLRGHDPFASWADFSTGFSYSFALLAILFSHEMGHYLAARYYRIDVTLPYFIPLFLPAFHPGTLGAFIKMRSPMPHRKALFDVGVAGPLAGFVVSLIFLIIGFSRLPDTNGIYAYISQIHPLNDPHGINLVLGNTLLYDWLGAFFGASRLPMNEMYHFPFIFAAWFGLLVTAINLMPIGQLDGGHITYAMFGDRARFIALGAFALLIVLNVYLISNFNSYIWVLWSILILVFIRFRHPPTLNDSIILDKKRRILGWISYIIFVLCFSPMPFYVTNM, encoded by the coding sequence GTGAAAGCGCTTTTAGATCAATCGAAAGAGGTCATCAAAGATCGACTGGATCTGGAACTATTGAGTCGATTGTACGGTGTTCCAATCTTTAAACAAAAAAAAGAACGGATCACCCTTGAAGATCTGGAAGAAATTCAGGATGAATTGCTGAGGCGAGGCATTTTTTCAAACATCGAAACCTCTCCCAATTACTACTATCTGAAAATTTTAAAACCGTATCCGCCCAGGCGGAAACCGCGTTATTGGTTGCATCTGATCTTATTTCTATTGACTATTGTAACCACCAGCATGACCGGCGCCATGTTGCGAGGGCACGATCCGTTTGCTTCGTGGGCCGATTTTTCCACCGGTTTTAGTTATTCTTTTGCCTTGCTGGCCATCTTGTTTTCTCATGAGATGGGACACTACCTGGCTGCCCGTTATTACCGCATTGACGTAACATTACCCTATTTTATCCCTCTGTTTTTACCCGCCTTCCATCCCGGAACATTGGGCGCCTTTATCAAGATGCGTTCGCCCATGCCGCATCGAAAAGCATTGTTTGACGTGGGCGTGGCCGGACCCCTGGCCGGGTTTGTGGTCAGCCTGATCTTTTTAATCATCGGTTTTAGCCGTTTGCCAGACACCAATGGCATTTACGCCTACATTTCTCAAATCCATCCCCTAAATGATCCGCACGGCATTAACCTGGTTTTGGGGAATACTTTGCTTTATGATTGGCTGGGAGCGTTTTTTGGCGCCAGCCGCCTGCCCATGAACGAGATGTATCATTTTCCGTTTATTTTTGCCGCCTGGTTTGGACTGCTGGTTACGGCGATCAACTTAATGCCGATTGGGCAGTTAGACGGCGGGCATATTACCTACGCCATGTTTGGAGACCGGGCGCGTTTCATTGCTCTGGGCGCCTTTGCCTTGTTAATCGTTTTGAACGTTTACCTGATTTCCAACTTCAATTCCTACATCTGGGTGTTGTGGTCAATTTTGATTCTGGTGTTCATTCGCTTCCGGCATCCTCCAACGCTGAACGATTCCATCATTCTGGATAAAAAGCGCCGCATTTTAGGCTGGATTTCGTACATTATTTTTGTGCTTTGTTTTTCGCCAATGCCGTTTTATGTGACTAATATGTAA
- the era gene encoding GTPase Era: MNLIETPENFKSGYVAIIGLPNAGKSTLLNALLNIKLSIISAKPQTTRRRVLGILNKAEYQVVFIDTPGIIKPKYKLHTRMMEQVHTALQDADLLALIVDATEHKHPVEVDLEAMNPKKKPALLLLNKVDLINKQDLLPLIDQYREFYPFEEIIPISALKRDGVDQVEQEIVKRLPQHPPFYPPDVLSDQPERFFVAEIIREKIFERFFQEVPYSTEVVVEEFKERPGSKDYIYAIIYVERPSQKGIIIGKKGEALKKIGEAARREIEEFLGRKIYLELRVKVNENWRYDERKLKRLGY; the protein is encoded by the coding sequence ATGAATTTGATTGAGACCCCGGAAAATTTTAAAAGCGGATATGTGGCGATTATCGGTTTGCCCAATGCCGGCAAATCTACCCTGTTAAACGCCTTGTTAAACATTAAATTGTCGATTATTTCCGCCAAACCGCAAACAACGCGTCGAAGGGTGCTGGGCATTTTAAACAAAGCGGAATATCAGGTCGTTTTTATCGACACCCCGGGCATTATTAAACCAAAATACAAATTGCACACGCGCATGATGGAACAGGTTCACACCGCTCTGCAGGACGCCGACCTGCTGGCCTTAATCGTGGATGCCACGGAACATAAACATCCCGTAGAAGTGGATCTGGAAGCCATGAATCCCAAAAAGAAACCGGCGCTGTTGTTGTTAAATAAAGTGGATTTAATTAACAAACAGGATTTGCTGCCTTTGATCGATCAGTACCGGGAATTCTATCCGTTTGAGGAGATTATTCCGATTTCCGCCTTGAAACGCGATGGAGTGGATCAGGTGGAGCAGGAAATCGTCAAACGCTTACCGCAGCATCCGCCTTTTTACCCGCCCGATGTTTTAAGCGACCAGCCGGAGCGCTTTTTTGTGGCCGAAATCATCCGGGAAAAAATTTTTGAACGTTTTTTTCAGGAAGTGCCCTATTCAACCGAGGTGGTGGTCGAAGAATTTAAAGAACGCCCGGGCAGCAAGGATTACATCTATGCCATCATCTATGTGGAGCGGCCATCACAAAAGGGAATCATCATTGGAAAAAAAGGCGAGGCTCTTAAAAAGATAGGCGAGGCTGCCCGTCGGGAAATAGAAGAATTTCTGGGCCGCAAAATCTACCTTGAGCTGCGCGTAAAAGTCAACGAAAATTGGCGCTACGACGAACGTAAATTAAAACGCCTAGGTTATTAA
- a CDS encoding sigma-54-dependent transcriptional regulator, whose translation MKARILIVDDERDALDLMREVFEKKGYTPVTALNGLEAINIIKQQEPDVILTDIRMPEMDGMELLRVLTKDYPHIPVIMVTAHGTIETAVDAMKMGAKDYILKPIRINEILSKVERITQLNSLIKENEYLLSKLKQTYDFTNMIGKTENIRKLFDLVKDVAATNTTVLIEGESGVGKELIANAIHYNSPRAKRPFVKINCGVLAESLLESELFGHVRGAFTGAIRDKIGRFEMANGGTLFLDEIGDISLNMQLKLLRVLQEGEFERVGGTETIKVDVRIIAATNKDLKKAMQEGTFRQDLYYRLNVIPIRVPPLRERREDIKYLTYHFIEKFNKIYGKNVMDIEPEAMDILEKYDYPGNIRELENLIERIIVLNKKNIITVKDLPENIRNYVGEFNTEKIDFSRGFNQLVEDYEKNLIIKALEQNKFNKVQTAKMLKMNRSTLISKLKKYQID comes from the coding sequence ATGAAGGCCAGAATACTCATTGTGGATGACGAGCGGGATGCTCTGGATTTAATGCGGGAAGTATTCGAAAAGAAAGGATACACTCCCGTAACCGCCCTCAATGGACTGGAGGCCATTAATATCATTAAACAGCAGGAGCCGGATGTAATCCTTACCGATATTCGCATGCCAGAGATGGATGGCATGGAGTTATTGCGCGTGCTTACCAAGGATTATCCTCACATTCCGGTGATCATGGTAACCGCCCACGGCACCATCGAAACCGCTGTGGACGCCATGAAGATGGGCGCAAAAGATTATATCCTGAAACCGATCCGCATCAATGAAATTCTTTCTAAAGTTGAACGCATTACCCAGCTCAACTCTCTGATCAAAGAAAATGAATATCTGCTTAGCAAGCTAAAGCAGACCTACGATTTTACCAACATGATTGGTAAAACCGAAAACATCCGCAAACTGTTTGACCTGGTGAAAGATGTGGCAGCAACCAACACTACGGTTTTAATCGAAGGCGAAAGCGGTGTGGGCAAAGAGCTGATTGCCAACGCCATCCACTACAACAGCCCACGCGCCAAGCGGCCCTTCGTAAAAATTAACTGCGGCGTACTGGCCGAAAGTTTACTGGAAAGCGAATTATTCGGTCATGTGCGCGGAGCGTTTACCGGCGCCATTCGCGACAAAATCGGCCGTTTCGAAATGGCCAACGGCGGCACGCTCTTTCTGGATGAAATAGGCGATATCTCTTTAAACATGCAGCTTAAGCTTTTACGCGTTTTGCAAGAAGGCGAATTCGAACGCGTCGGCGGAACAGAGACCATCAAAGTGGATGTGCGGATCATTGCCGCCACCAACAAAGACCTGAAAAAAGCCATGCAGGAAGGCACCTTTCGCCAGGATCTTTACTACCGTCTGAATGTCATCCCCATCCGCGTTCCGCCCCTACGGGAACGCCGGGAAGACATCAAATACCTGACCTACCACTTTATCGAAAAGTTCAATAAAATTTACGGCAAAAACGTAATGGATATTGAGCCGGAAGCCATGGATATCCTGGAAAAATATGACTACCCCGGCAACATCCGCGAGCTGGAAAACCTGATTGAACGAATCATTGTTTTGAATAAAAAGAATATTATTACCGTAAAAGATCTTCCGGAAAATATTCGTAATTACGTGGGCGAATTTAACACCGAAAAAATCGATTTTTCGCGCGGCTTTAATCAACTGGTCGAAGACTATGAAAAAAATCTGATCATCAAGGCCCTGGAACAAAACAAATTCAACAAAGTGCAAACGGCTAAAATGCTAAAGATGAATCGCAGCACGCTTATTTCTAAACTGAAAAAATACCAGATCGATTAA
- a CDS encoding PAS domain-containing sensor histidine kinase has product MLSQTFNILVLSEERDLLHLLKGILGATRYEISAVSSEEAMIGSLSQKHHDLIIIDQTFAGINGQTIKTLYHSFPDLAYIIIAHDLSSVNDWPGFKKINFVKKDQMESRLPLLLSNIYTAFNESHVPTLEYNNLIRTALDDSLTFTAIVHSDGDIVFLNRPAREILKIQTDEVEGLKFFDFLKDGEKVWQFLTMRWHDHPEQSISMDLYLSDKDFNEFPFPVIIRAVRNHELYFIIQGKTLTEAESLYNSSDSSALLKAFSESLANDLLNPLNVIWGRLQLFQSNPHLEQSDLHTIKLIERQLTRINDVISKLVAVTSLNRDLVPQRVFLNDVFNSLIQQPKLKDLLESQNSSIRFELDALPPIYGQSAQIELLLSTLIDLIFNLSGTNSRITISNKPVDKTKSTKQLVIDFKLSDATQVPDQLLLKSCLKFNEGEKKKFALETTIIRYLLDEYQIKHHLKDDHSTLILSLVFPLN; this is encoded by the coding sequence ATGCTTAGTCAAACGTTTAATATTTTAGTTTTAAGTGAGGAGCGAGATTTACTTCATCTTTTAAAAGGCATTCTGGGCGCCACCAGATACGAAATCAGCGCCGTAAGCAGTGAAGAGGCGATGATCGGCTCATTGTCTCAAAAACACCATGACCTGATTATTATCGACCAGACTTTTGCCGGAATCAACGGACAAACCATTAAAACGCTTTATCACTCTTTCCCTGATCTGGCATACATCATCATCGCCCACGATCTTTCCAGCGTTAACGACTGGCCCGGCTTTAAAAAAATTAATTTCGTAAAAAAAGATCAGATGGAGTCGCGCCTGCCCCTGCTTCTTAGCAATATTTACACCGCGTTCAACGAAAGTCATGTTCCCACTCTGGAATACAACAACCTGATCCGAACCGCTCTTGACGACAGCCTGACCTTTACGGCGATTGTACATTCCGATGGCGACATTGTATTTCTTAACCGACCGGCAAGAGAGATTCTGAAAATTCAAACGGATGAAGTTGAAGGATTAAAATTTTTCGATTTTTTAAAGGACGGCGAAAAGGTCTGGCAATTTTTGACCATGCGCTGGCATGACCATCCTGAACAAAGCATTAGCATGGATCTTTATTTATCGGATAAAGATTTCAACGAATTTCCGTTTCCCGTTATAATTAGAGCGGTGCGGAATCATGAACTGTATTTTATTATTCAAGGGAAAACGCTTACCGAAGCGGAATCGCTCTATAATAGCTCCGACTCATCCGCTCTATTAAAAGCCTTTTCCGAGTCCCTGGCCAACGACCTGCTAAATCCACTGAATGTAATCTGGGGACGCTTGCAATTATTCCAGAGCAATCCTCATCTGGAACAGTCAGATTTGCATACGATTAAATTGATTGAACGCCAGCTAACACGCATTAACGATGTGATCAGTAAATTGGTGGCCGTTACCTCTCTTAATCGCGATCTGGTACCGCAACGCGTATTTTTAAATGACGTTTTTAATAGTTTGATTCAGCAGCCCAAATTAAAAGATTTACTGGAAAGTCAGAATAGCTCCATCCGCTTTGAACTGGATGCGCTGCCGCCCATCTACGGGCAATCGGCCCAGATAGAATTATTGCTTTCTACCTTAATCGATTTGATTTTTAACCTAAGCGGCACCAACTCGCGAATAACTATTAGCAATAAACCGGTGGATAAAACGAAGAGTACAAAACAATTAGTAATAGATTTTAAATTGTCGGATGCCACTCAGGTTCCGGATCAGTTGTTGTTGAAGAGTTGTTTGAAGTTTAATGAAGGTGAAAAAAAGAAATTTGCCCTGGAAACGACCATTATCAGGTATTTGCTGGACGAATATCAGATCAAACATCATTTGAAAGACGACCATTCAACCCTTATATTATCATTAGTATTTCCTTTAAATTAA